From the genome of Rhinoderma darwinii isolate aRhiDar2 chromosome 1, aRhiDar2.hap1, whole genome shotgun sequence:
catacaAGACCGCTTATATTaaggtcacctgaaaagttaggtatgcctGAAGTTACAAATAAATTTGGGTATGGATTCTACAGCCAACTTATATCAATAGGTCTATTATACAGTACAAGCCGTTAcatctggaataaaaattataatatacACGTTTACATGGTACAGCTAACTATGATGTGGTTGGCAGAGCGCCAAGTTCAGTAGACTAATTTAATGATTAATAATGATAATGTAATTCTCCAGTAGACGGCATGTCCTGTGTGTCTGCCTTCCTGTATTTTGTTTTATTCAGACCAGCCAACCCTGCGGAAGAGATTGCCCAATCCGCCTGTAATAAACATGGTCTGCTCCAAAATGAAATGCACATGTCCCATGGACACATCAGACTTTCCAGGGGAACATGGGCCCCTGTATGTGGTTACTAGACTGCAACAAGATGAAGTTATTATTGACATTACAAAACACGCAGAGTCATCACAATATTAGGTTTCCTCCTTTCCACCATTtcagtaatttttgcaaatttgtcCAACAAGTTTCCCACAACTTTGTCAATCAGGAGATCAAAGCCGGAAAAGCTCAAACTACATTTCAAAAAGACAAGAGCAAAGGGCTAAATCTAACAGGAGGCAAAGGTCTCTTTACTCAGGACAAGGACACATTCAATCAAGTACATAAACCTGTCTAAGTGGAAGAGAAGTCACAGAAGAGACCCACAGAGAGTACCTATAGTCCAGATCCTTACAGAGTAGTAATCGTGAAGGAGCACTGCTGAAGATAATATCTGATGGGGGTTATAGTTCCTGTTTCTCTTAGAATTTCATGTATACAAATAAAAGTCTATGCCAGAAGTGCAGCAACTGACGAGTCTGCTccgaaaagaaaaacaaaaaaaaaaaaaaaaaaaaaaaaaaacacacaacacacCTCTAGCTGCTCTTTAATTtgattttatggaaaaaatgtaaCAGAATAATGGAGAAAAACGTGAACGGATCCAACTTGGGTCCAACCATTCAGCCGTAACATTAAAAACCATCTGTCTAATATGGTGTATATCCCGCTCATACTGCCAACACAGCTGAcctgtcgaggcatggactccataagacctctgaaggtgtcctgttgtATCTGACACGAAGACACTAGCAGTAGATGCTTTAAATCTGGTAAGTTGCAAGAactcaaggtttcccagcagaacacagCATCACACTGCTTCCGCCAGCTAGCCTTCTTCCCATATGGCAACTGGATGCACTCTTCCCCAGGTAAACAACGCACATGCATATTATGTAAAATAAACCATGATCCATCATACcagaccaccttcttccatttccccatggtccagttctgatggtcacgtgcccatagaagtctagttCAGCCGTGGACATGGGGTCAGAATGGGCACTCGGATAGGTCAGCAGCTACGTAGCAAGCTGCAGTGATCTGTGTTCTAATGCCTTTCTATAATagacagcagtaactttttcagcaatttgttgtaCAGTATCTTTACTGTGAGATGGACTAGAGCGGATCGCTTTAACTCCCCACAAGCATTAATGGGCCTTGGGCACTCAGGACCCTGTCGCGGCTTCACCGTTTGTCCTACTTGGAAAATTTTTGGTACTTACCACTGCATACTGGAAATACTCtgtcattttggagatgctctggcgcagtttttaaaatttggaCTGTCAAAGTAGCTCTGATCCTTGCCCGTTTTTtcggcttccaacacatcaacttcaaggacTCTTCCCTTGCTGCCCaatatatccacacacacacacacacgcaatgGTTTGCCATGGTCAACAACGCCACTGCACTAGTGTTAATAAGCCGTCTGCCTTTACCTGGGGTAGCAGAAAGTCCCGCGTTTGCACCGGATAACGTGAGAAGTCCCCCCTCTTTCAGATGTTTCGTAGCTAGGTGACTGGAAATGGTCGATGTCCACACACTTTGCTTCCACATGAGATCACAATTCTTATAAAAAGCTAAACAATTAAGAAGACAAAGGATAAAAAACAGCTCATCTTGTGAGGATTAGTACAGTTATCTTCAACCTGTAGCGCATAGCATAGCATAAATGAtgtccaatatggctgcactcagtcgtcacttttgcaaaaaaaatgctCAGTGCAACAAAACAGAAATTTGACACTACTCATTTTTGCCTACTGGTCTTTGACAGGACCGATCAATACAGTGAAGCAGAATTATTTGTTATGTCTTACAAATTATTAACCAGTGAAAACAGATCTCTGAATCAGTCTAAAAAGGAGAGCGGCTGAAGAATCTATATGAAGGGTGTCCCTGGTGTTTTTCTAATTTGTGACTTTCAAAGGTATCAGATCATCCAACTAAATTTtaggattgaaaaaaaaaaaaaaaaaaaaagcagcttttAAATGCTCATTTATTGAGGAAAAAAGTTTATCCATAACCTATATCATCCATGTGAAAAATGAATTGcccctaaacctaataactggttgtgccacccttggcAGCAACAACTGCAAAAAATGTTTGCGATAACTGGTGCGGAATCTTTACATCGCTGTGGAGGAATTTGGGCCACCCTTTTTCAGAATGGTTTTAATTTGGCTACATTGGAGGGCTTGAGCATGAATTGCCTGCTTAATgtcttgccacagcatctcaatgggattcaagtcagggCTGACTCTGCCCCTCCAAaaccgtaattttttttctttagagcCATTCAGTGCTGGACTTACTGGTGTGCATCGAATCATTGTCCTGCTACATAACCCAACTGCGCTTGAGCTTTAGGTCACAAAcggacattctccttcaggatAGAGAAGAATTATTGGTTCCATTATTTATGACAAGTTATCCAGATCTTGCAGAAGCAAAGCCGCTCCAGAACACCACACTACCACGTGAgcccatcacactactaccacgtCATGCCGCCACCATTTTTAACTGTTGATATGTTCTTATGATggaatgcaggttttttttatgcccGTTGTAAAGAGACCCATGTCTTCCAAACAGTGCtacctttgactcatcagtccacagaatattatcccaaaagtcTTGGGGGGTCATCTAAACATTTTTTAGGCAAACGTGAAACAatcctttgtgttctttttggtcagcagtggtttgtGATGGCAAATCTcccatggatgccatttttgGCCCGTGTGTTTGGGAAATCGTGTTCACTGACTTCAACTGAggcctgcagttctttagatgttAGTCTGGGTTCTTCCTTGATCTTCTGGAGGAGTTGTTGATGGGGAAATTTTGGTAGGCCGACTACTCCTGAGAAGGTTCACCACTGTTCCAAGttctccatttgtggataatggctctcactCTGATtcactggagtcccagagcattaTCAATGACTTCCAGATtggtagatttcaatgacttGGTTTGGAATCTGTATTTGATTCTCTTTAGGAGGTGGCATCATGTGCTActttttgagaccttctagcCGGCTTCACATTGCCAGATCAGATTACCAGATCTATTTAAGTGCTGTTTAGACTCAACATGTCTGGCAGTAATCATGTCTGGCTGTGAGTGAAACTTAACCCAATTGAATTTGGTTTACTGGTTGATTTAgtaacaaggggggggggggaatacttTTCCACAAAGGTCCAGGTAGGGCTGAAGAGAATTTTTCCTGAAATCATTTATAAACAGCATTTTATGTTTACTTGGGTCATCAAAtgatagtttaaaggggttttcccatgagggacatttatgacatatccaaaggatcacacagatagatgcaggttccaTACCCATCTAGAATGGGGccgcctaaaccccgttctagctttttgtgctcatgccGACTCTcaaccacttcctgattacacggtcgggagttacagaaacagcgtaaattGCTGCCAttcactcccatagtagtgaatggccgttacggaagcaatgtagcatgcgagctacgctgtttccgtaaccactatccagttctatgggagttacagaaaccacATAGCTCAGCGGGTtacacggtttccgtaactcccgaccatgtagtcagtaagtggccgggagtcttTCACAGCATTGTTATCATGTCATCCCTGGATGAATATGAGATACATTAGATACAATCTCAGGGATATAAAAATACAGCATTTATTTTTCTCTTTCGGCAAGGTTCACAATACAGAACACAAAGCAGTCTTCACAGAACGTCTGTGGTTTGAggacgcagtaaaaaaaataaaaacacaaacagtATACATATGGAGCTTATGAAAACAATTATCATAAATGGATGCCAGACATGTGGCAAAAACGGCTGACTCACTCTGAATGGTAGTTTTTCTAATACGTTCTCTTGTGCAACCTGTCACTACATCATGTGCTGCAGCAGCAGGACCCAAATTCATGGTGGATCTTCCACAGGTGACACCCCATGGTTTCTGGGCATCACAATCAATGACAGGTGTGGGGACAGCATTAACCAAGAAGCTGAGGCTACAAATGCATCACCACCTTTCAACAAAGACTTGTTTTTAGGCCCAAAATTTTACACCGATTACTTTTATAATATGACGGTGTAGGGGTTGGAACTTCGTTTTACTATACAGAACTACAAATTTTGCTTTTTGTCACATAAAAGATAAAATTCTGACAGCCAGTAgtcaccactagggagagctaGAGTTCAATGCATAAATCTGTAAACCCCTAAGCTCCCCCTAAGTGCTGGATGCAGGATTTTAGAGAATCTATTTTTTGAAAGAGGTATTGTGGTTTCAAGTTATCACCGATCCACTGGAGGAGGTGAGAACTGCCTGATCTGGCCATCGATGGCGGTCCCAGAAGTTAGGCTCCCACCAAACTAGCAGTTATCACCTAACTTGTTGTaactgcaaaacccctttaattgtacaGTCGTGTGAAGGTAAGTAGAGGATTTGAACATCCGATCCCTATAGATCTATTATAAATAATTACAGAATTCTGgacccccatttttttttttataaaaagttgttCAACCGTGGAAATATAATATGGAGTAAAACCAAGTGGAAAACCTGTAGGAGTCCCATAGAAACCACCAAACCTAACAGCCATTTACTTACATTTTGCTTTTGCAGATCCTCCTGCCCAGCCTCCGGCTACACATAAGATTGCATCCACCTTCTGTCCACCAAGAACCTGATCCACTGCTGAAGTGACCTGATGTATAGATTaggagaaagaaaaaataaataaaatttaaaaaaaaattataaaatagtaGCTGCAgtctaactgaaaaaaaaaaaaatatataaaaaaaaaaaaaaagttacttccAGCAGTATAAAAAGGAAATTTCCCAAGATCACATCCACATCACAGTCAATTCTAAAACAAATAATGCAATAATAATGATGATTTGCGCTGCATGTAGCCAAGGATCGATACCCTGAGTATTCGGAGTACCATTCATCATACTTCCCTTATTCCACAATATACCAAGACTTGGAAGATTACCACAAGATATTCTGGCTTTAAAGCTCCACCATCTGAAGATCACATCTCAACGTCTGTATAGATACGTCCCGCGCACGGTTACTGGATATTAAAAGACCTGATCGCCACACAGCAACAAGATCTCCTACTAGATAGACAGCCGACAGATTTACCTACCTCTAGGCTTTGCTTTAAATGGATTTTTGGTTTTTATGTTTTAAGGGGTGTTGGTGCCTTCGACAACCCCATTTCCAATTGGTGCCAGCACGGCTATCGGTTTATGGACGCGGATCTGGCCTCAACTGTTAGGCCTGGGCTGCGCTGAGactttgtagcgctactgattgattttaactattgagctacagctgcagtccacatgaATACATGGAGTTGCTTGTAATCTTGTGGACGGCAGCAGTcaatcaatagttaaaatcaatcagtagcgctacaaagtCTCAGCGCAGCCCAGGCCTAACAGTTGAGGCCAGACAAGAATATTTTTTACTCATTAACAGAAAATTGTATCCTGAAAACAGTGAGAAACTCAAGCAGTACatgagaaagttgcagaacttttcattatacaattaatTTGTATTCACAAAACCCCATTACAACAGATAAAGATCAACGctactttttatttcaaatatATAGATCTGCTCTTTTTGGGTTTACAAAGGGTCCTTCGAGAACATTCTATTTTCTGTGTAACGTACTTTGATCAGGTTTCTTTCAGCAAAGGAAACATAAGAGGGGAAAATGCCCATTATATTCAACTGCACAGGACAACGTATAGGATAATGCCCACGTGCCGATGCAGGACAAAAGGAACATTGATCAGATGTGGGAACATGGAAGATTTCCAGTCATTACATTTGACCTTTAGTCACGATAAGAAATAATCTGTGTTTCGGATTCTTCGACTATATACAGAGCGGATCATCATCTCCTGGTGAGCCGGCGGCGTACAGTACAGCAAGCAGTGACCTGGGGCGGACGGACCACCGCTGACTCACCTCCTCTGACTGCTCCGTGAAAGAATCCGACAGCTTGACAACAACGTTGGCATTTGCAGTTGCATTTTCGGTTATGTCTATGGATGCCACCCACTGTGGGAATAAAAGACATACGTGTTAATCTAAGAAACAGTAGGAGAGAGAGAGGTTTCCAATCCGTGAACAGCTCAGTGGAATACATTGGTGATCGATGGCAATAAGAAATAACTAGAATAAAAGGACACAAATCTCCGATAgttgggttggggggggggcaccaccATTCCAGTCCTAGTCAGGGGGGCCCCCACCAGGGGACCTCTGCTTCTGATTCATCAGGATATCCGTATGATGGGTCTGGTTTTTATAGAGGACTGCAGAATAACTCCAAACATTTTGGAAAGTTATAATTCATTGTGTGAAATTATCTATACACTTGAATGGTTTATTTACACATTAGCACAAAAATCTGGACATAGAAAGTTTGAGACACAAAGCatgaaaataatatacacattggGGTCGAATGTAAAGTTAGGAGACAGACAATTTCGATTAACTCAAAGCTATTCTCTAGGTCAATACAAAGGGACCTTTAAGGCGCAAAGAGGGACTCTGGTCAAAAGTAGGGACTGACCctccaaaataaaaataagacaCTTGGGAGGTATGAGACAGGGGAACCTAATTCATTACCTTAAAGCAATGCATTAAAATGCAGTCTCAACGggatcagctctgctacatttgtataCTCCGAGATAAATCTAATGTGTATTCCTGCTGACATCCTGTTGGATCTAGATTATAATGAACCTTGTGACACGCAAATTACACAAGTAACACAAATTAACACTAGAATAGCTGCACTAATAACACTAAAGCATCCACAGAAATAACGTAAAGTCATTTACCCAGTTCTTGGACTTAAAGTACTCCACGCACTTGGAGCCCAGCGCTCCTCTGCCTCCATACACCAGCACTCTCTGAGCTTCACCAGCAGCAGCCATCTGTACAGCCTGAAAAGAAGAGCAGCTCTCCAGCAACTCCTGTCATACAAGTAGCAGGAGAGCGCCCCGCCCCCTCTGACGTCACCGCCCCGCCTCGCCTGTCACACTCCTCCGCCAGGCTAATGTTGAAACGACCTCGGTGTGACGTTTCACGCTGTGATTGGACGCTGCAGGCTGCTAGTCGCTCACACGTGATCACATgatctgctgcttcgtttctgttctccGAAGGGTCAACAGCAAGCGGCACTCCAGTAGttgtgaaactacagctcccagcatgccctcaCAGCTGCAGGCCGTCAGGGCATGCTGGATGTTGTAGTTTCACGAGTGCCGCTGGTTGCTGACCCCGAATTATTgtatctgtttttgttttttatctacACATTCCAACAGTTTACAGTTGTTTTATGTTTGGCTacattaatgaccgggcatgtttgtttaatgaccaagccagatttgtcaaatctggtatgtctgaatttatcagagaataactctgtgaaagttttgaatatccaagtaattctgacattgttttttcgtcacttgttgtactttattttagtggtaaaagtagactgatacaattcgcggaaattaatgaaaaaatagaaaatggaagaaattttgtaaaaattaccattttccccaatttttaactgcaatatgccacatatgtagacacatactgtacaatttttttaattaaatatatatttctatctctttactctattttggcagcacttttttttgaaaaaataaaataaattttcagcaatttagaggacttacaaattgaataataattttataaattttgaagtacattttgttttcctgcaccaagccaggttttcagaggctcataggtgtcagaatggtggaaacccccacaaatgaccccatttagaaaactagaccccttaaggtatttatctaggggtatagtaagtattttgaccccacagttttttgctaaatttaatacatatttaataaataatatttaaaaaaaaaaaaacacttttcttcataaaagtatcagtttgaagaccgatttctttgtaaagcgaccatgagaatgaagaaacacaccacaaaatctatcaccctgtttctcctgttttcaaaaatacccacattgtggccctaatgtgttgcctggacacacggcagggcccaaaaggaagggagcacccggaggctttcaggactcatattttgcttgaaaatgttttaggccccactgtatatttggagaggctttgagctgccagaacgatagaaactccccataaacgaccccatttcgaaaactagaccccttaaggtatttatctaggggtatagttagcattttgaccacacaggtttttcgctaaatatattggaattaatcTGTAAAAATTcaaattgactttttttctgaaacaacatagacatttttattatttacaaggaataacgaagaaaatgcaccccaacatttgtaaagcaacgtctcccgattacgacaataccccatatgtggtaataaactgctgtttggacccacagcagggctcagaatggaaggagcgccatttggatttatgattttgctggaatggttttcggtgccatgtcacatttgcaatgcactggagggaccaaaacaggggaaaacccccaaaagtgaccccattttggaaaaaccttcaaggagtttttctaggggtatagtgagcatttagaccccacgggtcttttgcagagtttattagaattagggcgcgaaaattaatatcaacattttttccactaaaatgttgaattttctcattttcacaagggataaaggaggaaaaaaacaaccattttttataaagcaatttctcccgagtacggaaataccccacatgtgatcatacgtttttttcattagaaatgaattaaccctttcaggactgaaccattttttgctttcatattttagattttcactccccgccttccaagagccataacttttttatttttcattcaatagagcggtgtgagggcttatttcttgcgggaggagctgcagtttttattggtaccattttttggtacataaaaagtgattaaaaagttgtattacatttttttttttagagcaaaggtgacaaaaaaaaaaaaacagcgatttggcggtttcaattattacatttttttaaggtgttcactgtgcaaattaaataatggtatattgcaatagttcggacttttacggacgtagcgatgccaattttgttcattttttttacattactttagaagaaaaatgcgaaaaagtgtttttttttaactttaaaaaaaaaaaattctcactactaataactataattcttctacatattttattaatccccttaggggacttgatccggcgatcattggatcgctggtacaatacactgcaatactaatgtattgtagtatattgttattcttacaggcttctgtaacagagcgatcgctgttcctgtccgttagtcctgggtgtcagctgtaatacacagccgacacccgcagcgtatggagcgggctcagcatgtgagcccgctccatacatcaaccgccgcaccatgacgggcaattaagtcatagtgcgcaaaggggttagtgcacagcggatggttcaaagtgaaaattgcaattttccactgatacgccattttagtgcacaatatgttgtgcccagtttgtgacacagaagacaaatacctcataaaacgttaagcgggttctctcgggtatggcgacgccatatgtgtgggcgcaaactgctgcttgggcacgctgcagggctcagaagggagggatgccattttgcttttggagcgtagattttgcttggtagtagttttgtttggggttttactggtatttcagtttatactgtggtggtatatgtaatctgtgcggagtacatcagggcataataagagcgtataataatgcggtaaataaataataattcatagatgtgtggccagtgtcgcactgataaatggcgcccgatcttatccacttttggaacactctggacattttgcatcgccatattctgaaagccagaacttttttattttttcaccaccggagctgtgtcagggcttatttgttgcgggacaatctgtagttttcattggtaccattttggggaacatgcaatttttttttatcactttttattcaatttttttgcaatcctgagcaaaaaacaggaattctgacaccgtttttaaggttttctttttgcggcgctcaccgtacgctataaattaaatttttactttattctgcgggttggtacgattacggcgataccatatgtatataggtttggtcctttttttttagcgtttgcacaataaatgacttgtttataaaaaaaataaataatttatgtcaccatattctgagagaaatcatttttttatttttttgtcaaaaaagctgtgtaagggcttgttttttgcgggacggatagaagtttttattggtactattttcgggtacatgcgactttttgatcactttttattctttatttagggagcggtggtgaccaaaaaaattgtgattctgtcgtagttttttattgattttttttggggtgttcatcgtgcgggaaaaataacattacagttttatagttggggtcgttacaaacgcggtgatacaaaatatgtgtacttttttaacgtgttcatttttttctataataagggcagattcacacgaacattgcgtttttgcgcgcgcaaacaacgcagcgttttgcgagcgcaaaaaccatttgacagctgcgtgtgtcatgcgtgtctgatgcgcggctgcgtgattttcgctcagccggcatcatagagatgaggcttgtcaacgcccgtcactgtccaaggtgctgaaagagctaactctttcagcaccctcgacagtgaatgccgaacacaacagcgaaaaacctgtaaaaaaaaaagataaagttcctacttaccgagaacttcccggccgttgccttggtgacgcgtccttggtgacgcgtccttggtgacgcgcctctcttgacatcgggccccacctccctggatgacgcagcagtccaagtgaccgctgcagcctgtgattggctgcagcctgtgcttggcctgtgattggctggagctgtcacttgaactgaagtgtcatcccgggaggtcggactgcaggaaggagacaggagttatcggtaagttagaacttcggttttttttacaggttaatgtattttgggatcgcaagtcactgtccatggtgctgaaacagtttaactctttcagcaccatggacagtgactatctcctgacgtcgcgtaccgataatttttttgccgggatcggccaaaacgagtttggccgaacccggtgaagttcggtacgcttgtccggcttcgctcatcgcaaagacactccgtttggatgttcggaaacagaaaagcacgtggtgcttttcggttttcattcatccttttcactgctgttgcgcgaatcacgctcgtcccacggaagtgcttccgtgtggtgcgcgtgattttcacgcacccattgacttcaatgggtgcgtgatgcgcgaaatacgcagagttattgaacctgtcgcgctttttgcgcagttgacaaacgctgcgcaaaaagcacggactgtctgtactgccccatagacttgtattggtccatgcgtgccgcgtgaaaaccacgcggcccgcacggaccgaatacacgctcgtgtgaatcccccctaagtcttattattggaaaaaaaagcattttgtgtttatgtcacttataacttttatttttacactttttttaaaacatttgtatgacttttttttacttttttcacttgtcccactaggggacactaagggtatgttcacacggcctatttacggacgtaattcgggcgtttttgccccgaattacgtccgaaaatagcgcctcaatagcgctgacaaacatctgcccattgaaagcaatgggcagacgtttgtctgttcacacgaggcataatttacgcgccgctgtcaaaagacggcgcgtaaatagacacccgcgtcaaagaagtgacctgtcacttctttggccgtaattggagccgttattcattgactccaatgaatagcagcgctaattacgcccgtaattgacgcggcgtttaagcgcctgcacatgccgttacggctgaaattacggggatgttttcaggctgaaacatccccgtaatttcagccgttacggacgccctcgtgtgaacatacccttagacttgcagctctgatcgctgctagaacacattacactacacacgtagtgtaatgtgttctaactgtcattgtgacgtaactgtcactctgacaggaagccgaggaggaccggctggaggctgctcctccgaggcttccgtatatGGCAAcccgggggctgccgatgtgcttcaaaccacttaaatgcggcgacggcaatccgtcgccgcacttaagaggttaattgccgaaagcagcggcgatggtccgctgtccggcaagactgatgtgtcagctatctaggacagctgtcagcgcgcgcctgtcactctgtgtttacacagagtgacagttttaaatactgacgaaaatgaacgtcctggggcaggaactagcagccgaccaggacgttcatttt
Proteins encoded in this window:
- the QDPR gene encoding dihydropteridine reductase → MAAAGEAQRVLVYGGRGALGSKCVEYFKSKNWWVASIDITENATANANVVVKLSDSFTEQSEEVTSAVDQVLGGQKVDAILCVAGGWAGGSAKAKSFYKNCDLMWKQSVWTSTISSHLATKHLKEGGLLTLSGANAGLSATPGMIAYGMAKAAVHQLCQSLGGEKSGLPVNAAAVAVLPVTLDTPANRASMPDADFTSWTSLDFIAETFFNWTTGNNRPKSGSLIQVITEKGKTELVPAQL